A window of candidate division WOR-3 bacterium genomic DNA:
TCGAGAAAGTAATGAAAAAGGATGCCAGCGTTCCCGAATTGATGTCTGTCTATTTTGGGACCCAAATGATCCTGGTAGTGGCTCTAACAAAAAGGAAGTTAACATTGCTTTTGTTCACAACATTATGAAAGAGGCACATACCAAACAACTCGTAACACGACCATTTCGCAATGAGACAAGAACTGACACTGCCGGTATTTGCTTTTGCTGTGAGGATTGTTGTGCTTATTTTGTATCACCAGGTAAATATGCTTGCGACAAAGGAAAATACATTGAAAAAACCGATATGGAACAATGCACGCATTGTGGCGAATGCGAATCAGTCTGTTATTTCAAAGCCAGAAAGATGATTAATGGAAAACTTGTCATTGACCCAAATGCCTGTTATGGTTGCGGATTATGTGTTGCCGTTTGTCCAACAGAATGTATAAAAATGATTTTAAGATAAGTAACAAAAAGAGTTACGACAATGAGAAAAAGTGAAATAATCGTATTGCTGATTTTTCTTTTAAGTTTAGCCATTAGTATCTATTTCTATCCGAAATTACCAGACAAAATTCCGTCGCACTGGAACATACAAGGAGAAGTTGATGGTTATATGAGCAAATTCGAAGGATTATTCTTGATGCCGATTGTTTTATTAGTAATGTTCCTTCTTTTCATTATAATCCCTAAAATTGACCCGTTAAAATCTAATATTGAAAAGTTCCGAAAATACTTTGATGGATTTATTATTCTGCTCTTCTTATTTATGCTTTCTCTCCAAATATTTATAATTTTTTGGTCGCTGGGAACAAAAATAAGACCCCAAATATTATTTCCGATTGGATTAGGGGTTCTATTCTTCTATATTGGTTTTCTTTTGGAAAATGCCCAACGAAATTGGTTTATTGGTATTAGAACTCCTTGGACATTAAGCAGTGATTCGGTATGGGATAAGACCCATAAATTAGGTGGAAAATTATTCAAGATAATCGGCATTATTGCATTAATTGGTATTATCTTTAGTAAATACGCATTCTGGTTTGTCATTGTCCCAGTAATTATCACAAGTCTCTATTTGTTCATCTTTTCTTATATTAAATACCGAGCGGAGAATAGATAGTTTAATAATATACATTTTCAGTTATATTAGATATTTGTTTTCTTAACGCAAGAGACTATATTATGATGTTTTGGAAAAAGAACGAGAAATACATTTATTCTTTTTCCGTGTATTCACTCCATTGTTCAGCGAGAATATCTCTTCTTGGTTTATACACGGTTTCATAAAAATATCGCATTGACATCAATACACCTCTATCATATTCTTGGCAAATCTTTACTGCTTCTTTCCAGGCTTTATTAAATGCTTTACCAAACCGATGGGCGATTTGTTTTTCGAAGTTTTCTGGAGTTTGCACTTCGTTACCGATTGTAAATAGTCTTTTTCCTTCTAACTCTACAGCATACGCCATTTCATCGCCGAGACGATAAATGCCGAATGTCTTTTGCAGTTGCTCAATCTTTTTCGGCGCCAAATGTAGTTTGAATTTTGGAGGTTTTATTGGACCTGGCTTTGGTTTGAAACCTCTTTTGGCGGCAGCATAAAATATTGCCCGATTGAGCCCCCAACTCTTTGCAGTATCAAGTGGCTCGCCTAAAACATAAGCCCTTGCGGCTTGTAATAGTGCCATCACCTGAAATCTACCTACCGGCATTTTATTTATTATAGCTTAGTGTCTTTGGTTAGTGCATTTTTAAATGTTTTGGCAGTGCTTTAGAGGTTGTGGTTGCTTTAGTAACCGCATCAACTTTAAGTGATTAGAGTCGTTTGATTCGTTCAAGGATTGCCTCAGCTATTTTTGCATATTTAAGGTTGCAGTTTTATTACGGCTTTGAAATTTTCAATTTCGTGATTTTTAACTGTTAGTTCTATTTCAAATGTAAAATTTCTGTAAGCAAAATCACCATTATAAACTCCAGCCGGTATCTGACTATGGTTAATGTCTGTGAATTGCATCTGCTGTACAACTAAATATTGGTCGCAAAGTCGCAAATTAGAAAATTACAGTTGCAGTTATTAAAATTGATAAACTAATAGCAATTCCGATTAAGATTCTTTTTAGCATTACATTATCTTATAATAATAGATTTGAAAACCAATTTGTTTGAATTTTACCTTAGCCATTCGTATCATTGCCATTTAATTTTTCGCCAACTCAATGTTGTTAATGGTGCATCTGTGCCAACTTGATATTGGGAATTCAATTCTTTTAAGACAATTCCTTCCTGTCCTAATTTTACCGTTTGTTCTATATTGCCTTTGAAATCTTTATATTCAATTAAACTCAAAGGTGGCCTTAATGGTAGTTGTTTAAGTATTCGTTTTCGTGCTTTTAATGGTAAATTACCGATAAATTTATTTTTATAATAAATAATATCAAACACATATATTATCGGTTTTGCTTTGGGTTTCTTAGCAAATAATGATGGGATAAATCTTCGTCCGTGAGAAGAAAAGAGTTCACAATCTAAAAGAGAACCATTAGGAACATCGAGCAATGCCTTATTTAAGAAAGATAATTTATTTGACCAGTTAGGTCTTTTCTCTAATCGTCGGCCCCAACATTCAATGCGACCATTAGAATATTTTATTATCTGCATGCGCCAACCATCAATCTTTGGTTCGATTATCCACTGACCTTTAAGTTTCTCACCAAAATAAGGTATTGGTTGCATCAGCCAAATTGGACCGGATAAGTTCATATATCTTAAGATAATTAATCGGATTTCGCACTAAATCTGTTAATTCTTATTTTTCGTTTGTTTTCTCCTAAAACCTCCAATGTAACTTTTGTGATATTTTGGGGCAATTCGCTTTCTGCCTTTTCTGCCCATTCAATCAGACAAATACCATTACCATATAAATAATCATCTAAACCAATGCTTAATATTTCCTCAAGATTTTTTGTGCGATATAAATCAATATGATAAATTGGCAATCGGCCTTGATATTCATTAATCATAATAAATGAGGGGCTTTTAACAATATCTTGTTCTTTAACCCCTAAGCCAAGACAGATTCCTTTAATCATCGTCGTCTTGCCACTGCCTAATTCACCATAAAAAGCGATTATATCACCGGGTTTAAGTAATGTTCCAATATTCTTGCCAAGTTCAATTGTTTCTTCAGATGATTCGGTTATGTATTCCATATCAAACCCACAGAGGCACAGGGTATCAAATTGATTCTCTGTGCCTCCAATTCTTTGTGGTATTTTTTACACCATCTCTACTGCCATTGCAACTGCTTCGCCGCCACCTAAACAAATCGCAGCAAGGCCTTTTTTTAGATTACGGTCTTTTAAGGCATGTAATAGTGTTACAACGATTCTGGCTCCTGAAGCCCCAATGGGATGTCCTAACGCTACTGCACCACCATTAACATTGAGCTTTTGGGTATCGATACCGAGTTCTTTAACATCTGCCAGTACTTGCGAACTGAACGCTTCGTTTATTTCAATTAAATCAAAGTAATTAACATCAACATTCAATTGTTTTAAGATGCGCTGGACTGCTTTAACTGGCGCATAAAAGAGCATTTTCGGTTCAACACTACCAGTAGCATAAGCCGTAATTTTAGCAAGCGGTTTGATGCCTTTTTTATCTGCAATTTCTTTAGACATTACCACCAATGCAGCAGCACCATCATTGATACTCGAAGCGTTGCCTGCAGTAATGGTTCCATTATCTTTTTTGAATACTGGCTTTAATTTAGCCAAGGATTCCATTGTCGTATCAGCGCGTGGTCCTTCATCTGTGTCAATTACAATCGGTTCGCCTTTTTTCTGTTGAATCACTACAGGCACAATTTCGGCTTTGAACTTACCATTTTTAATGGCCTCAACTGCTTTACGGTGGCTATGATAAGCCCATTCATCTTGCATTTCTCGTGTGATACCTGAGTTCTCCGCAGTAAATTCACCAAGCATTCCCATATGAACATTTTCAAATGCACACCAGATACCATCATAAATCATTCCATCAACAAGTTTCACATCTCCCATCTTATTTCCATTGCGTAATTGGTGTAGATAATATGGTACATTAGACATTGATTCTTGACCACCAGCGATAACGATTTTAGCGTCACCGGCTTTAATTTGCTGAGCGGCTAAAACAATCGCAATCATTCCTGAACCGCATACTTTATTAACTGTTAATGCTGGAATTTCAGGTGATAGGCCGGCTTTAATTTGAGATTGGCGCGCAGGAGCTTGTCCTAAGCCAGCAGGACAAACGTGTCCCATAATCACACCGTCAATATCATCAGAAGTGATTTGAGCTCTTTTTACGGCTTCTTTAATGGCAATTCCGCCCAATTCGGCTGCGGATAAACTGGCAAGGCCACCTAAAAACCTACCTACTGGTGTTCTTGCTGCTGAGGCGATTACAATTTCTGTTGTATTTGTCATAATTTACTCCTTTCTCAAAAATATCTAATTACAGAGGTTATTGAGTTCGGCAGAGAAAAAATATTTCTTTTCTCCGCAGTCCTTATATCCTCTGACTGATTCGTTCATTTTTTATTAAAATCCATTTCAAAGATGAATGTAACTTTCTATTTCATCCAACTTGCTTTTCTTTTTTCTAAAAATGCACTCATTCCTTCTTTGGGTTCACCTGTGGAAAAACATAATGCAAAAGTTTCGATTTCCAGTTCTTTAGCCGTTTCCAAATTAGCATCCAGCCCTCGATTAATAATTGTTTTTGTCATTCTAATTGCTAATGGTCCTTTGTTCATAATCTTTTTTGCCATCTCTTTTGCAGATTCAATCAATTTTTCTGCTGGCACCACTTTATTAGCAAGACCAATTCGGTATG
This region includes:
- a CDS encoding 4Fe-4S binding protein, which encodes MSEEKIPIHYVCTHNEAKELIEKHNQFWVSNCGCRESNEKGCQRSRIDVCLFWDPNDPGSGSNKKEVNIAFVHNIMKEAHTKQLVTRPFRNETRTDTAGICFCCEDCCAYFVSPGKYACDKGKYIEKTDMEQCTHCGECESVCYFKARKMINGKLVIDPNACYGCGLCVAVCPTECIKMILR
- a CDS encoding DUF1648 domain-containing protein; this encodes MRKSEIIVLLIFLLSLAISIYFYPKLPDKIPSHWNIQGEVDGYMSKFEGLFLMPIVLLVMFLLFIIIPKIDPLKSNIEKFRKYFDGFIILLFLFMLSLQIFIIFWSLGTKIRPQILFPIGLGVLFFYIGFLLENAQRNWFIGIRTPWTLSSDSVWDKTHKLGGKLFKIIGIIALIGIIFSKYAFWFVIVPVIITSLYLFIFSYIKYRAENR
- the tsaE gene encoding tRNA (adenosine(37)-N6)-threonylcarbamoyltransferase complex ATPase subunit type 1 TsaE; the encoded protein is MEYITESSEETIELGKNIGTLLKPGDIIAFYGELGSGKTTMIKGICLGLGVKEQDIVKSPSFIMINEYQGRLPIYHIDLYRTKNLEEILSIGLDDYLYGNGICLIEWAEKAESELPQNITKVTLEVLGENKRKIRINRFSAKSD
- a CDS encoding acetyl-CoA C-acetyltransferase, whose amino-acid sequence is MTNTTEIVIASAARTPVGRFLGGLASLSAAELGGIAIKEAVKRAQITSDDIDGVIMGHVCPAGLGQAPARQSQIKAGLSPEIPALTVNKVCGSGMIAIVLAAQQIKAGDAKIVIAGGQESMSNVPYYLHQLRNGNKMGDVKLVDGMIYDGIWCAFENVHMGMLGEFTAENSGITREMQDEWAYHSHRKAVEAIKNGKFKAEIVPVVIQQKKGEPIVIDTDEGPRADTTMESLAKLKPVFKKDNGTITAGNASSINDGAAALVVMSKEIADKKGIKPLAKITAYATGSVEPKMLFYAPVKAVQRILKQLNVDVNYFDLIEINEAFSSQVLADVKELGIDTQKLNVNGGAVALGHPIGASGARIVVTLLHALKDRNLKKGLAAICLGGGEAVAMAVEMV